A genomic stretch from Edaphobacter aggregans includes:
- the infB gene encoding translation initiation factor IF-2 — protein MSKVRINDLARELEVKSRPILDALEAIGVTGKTHSSSIEADQAERVREYFSGNRGSTASKPVVEAKPKFDLSKVSKPGDALKAILERKQAEAAAKAAPPARPAAVVAPPSAGHVAAAPHRAVVAAAPATPAASTPAASTVPAPRRIVPLPRQGANIVAPPQAPAIASKPPVGPVIARPPAGAPASAHPVVHERPAVAAAPPAAAPTTPKPAAVTAAPPAEVAEAPVATTPTPTVPTVTASEPPAPVAAPTPAAPPAAAAEAAPPVQPGAPVRRVIMPQTGPRPIYTAPAGAAATPQRGRPIFERPRPQTPGAPGSRPPSMAPGARRPMHPTRTFPGGPGGPGGAPGRPGFAPGGARPGFGARPGFGARPGGAPGAPGMLPPGEAPTGMRPAARPGQRRGGQRYEKTKEGPMKGFQPPPRFGGAPISREPLPITKTITVTEGISVKDLAEKLDVRGKDLIATLLMRGVFVTVNQSLEGELVKDVARQFGADANIITVEEQLENEAIEGFLEDTTGMVEINRSPVVTVMGHVDHGKTSLLDAIRSTDVASGEAGGITQHIGAYKVKITKPDSPAFGREIVFLDTPGHEAFTRMRARGAKVTDIVVVVVAADDGVMPQTLEAIDHAKAANVPIIVAVNKIDKPEANPDRVKQQLGDRGLVPEAWGGSTVFVDVSAKKRINLDLLEEMICLVADISAPKATPDRPAVGTVIEAKLDRGRGAVASILVQNGTLRTGDSYIVGNTFGKIRAMFDDRGRAITEAGPSTPVEILGLEGMPDAGDTFLVMADRDKAKGIAQYRKMKEREAQLAKSSRVSLEGLAEQIKQAGMKDLNLILKGDVQGSVEVLADSLEKMSTEKVRVRVLRAGVGAITESDVLLASASNAVVIGFNVRPDRKAAEIAERENVEIRLHSIIYELQDEITKAMYGLLEPVFKENYAGRAEVRNVFKITKVGQIAGCVVTDGLIKREYQVRVLREGNEVWKGKIASLKRFKDDVSEVRQGVECGIDLAGFKDIQVGDLIEAFTTEKLAAELGQNQAAARKAEKAAREKEASETSVNA, from the coding sequence ATGAGCAAAGTTCGAATCAACGATCTGGCACGAGAACTGGAAGTAAAGAGCAGGCCCATTCTGGACGCGCTCGAAGCAATCGGCGTGACAGGAAAGACCCACTCCAGCTCCATCGAAGCCGACCAGGCAGAGAGGGTACGCGAGTACTTCAGCGGAAACCGAGGCTCGACCGCGAGCAAGCCCGTCGTCGAGGCGAAGCCGAAGTTTGACCTCTCGAAGGTATCCAAGCCCGGCGACGCGCTCAAGGCAATCCTCGAGCGCAAACAGGCCGAAGCCGCCGCCAAGGCCGCTCCTCCCGCCCGCCCCGCTGCGGTGGTTGCCCCACCGTCCGCAGGACACGTTGCCGCCGCGCCACACCGCGCTGTCGTAGCAGCCGCTCCCGCTACACCCGCTGCATCAACTCCCGCAGCGTCGACTGTTCCCGCACCCCGCCGCATCGTTCCGCTGCCGCGTCAGGGAGCGAATATCGTCGCTCCTCCGCAAGCTCCGGCAATCGCCAGCAAGCCTCCGGTCGGCCCTGTCATCGCGCGTCCTCCTGCCGGTGCACCAGCATCCGCCCACCCGGTCGTTCACGAGCGTCCGGCAGTAGCGGCTGCTCCTCCTGCAGCAGCACCGACCACGCCAAAGCCCGCAGCCGTAACAGCCGCACCACCGGCTGAAGTAGCAGAGGCCCCGGTCGCAACAACTCCTACACCCACGGTCCCCACGGTGACCGCCTCCGAGCCACCAGCGCCGGTTGCAGCGCCAACGCCCGCAGCCCCACCGGCAGCCGCCGCGGAAGCCGCACCACCAGTCCAGCCCGGAGCTCCAGTCCGCCGCGTCATCATGCCGCAGACCGGCCCGCGACCCATCTACACCGCTCCAGCCGGTGCCGCTGCAACACCTCAGCGCGGACGCCCCATCTTTGAGCGGCCACGCCCGCAGACTCCCGGCGCTCCCGGCTCCCGTCCGCCGTCAATGGCACCCGGTGCACGTCGTCCGATGCACCCCACCCGCACCTTCCCCGGCGGCCCAGGTGGCCCCGGCGGAGCACCCGGCCGTCCCGGCTTTGCTCCAGGCGGAGCGCGTCCAGGTTTCGGAGCCCGCCCCGGCTTCGGTGCACGTCCAGGCGGAGCCCCCGGCGCTCCGGGCATGTTGCCACCCGGCGAAGCCCCAACAGGCATGCGTCCAGCGGCCCGTCCGGGCCAGCGTCGTGGTGGTCAGCGCTACGAGAAGACCAAAGAAGGCCCGATGAAGGGCTTCCAGCCGCCGCCACGTTTTGGCGGTGCGCCCATCTCGCGCGAGCCTCTCCCCATCACCAAGACCATCACGGTAACCGAAGGCATCAGCGTCAAGGACCTCGCCGAAAAGCTCGACGTCCGCGGCAAAGACCTCATCGCCACCCTCCTCATGCGCGGAGTCTTCGTCACCGTCAACCAGTCGCTCGAAGGTGAGCTGGTCAAGGACGTCGCCCGACAGTTCGGTGCCGACGCCAACATCATCACCGTCGAAGAGCAGCTCGAGAACGAAGCCATCGAAGGCTTCCTCGAAGACACCACGGGCATGGTCGAGATCAACCGCTCGCCTGTCGTCACCGTCATGGGTCACGTCGACCACGGTAAGACCTCGTTGCTCGATGCCATCCGCTCCACCGACGTAGCCTCAGGCGAAGCCGGCGGCATCACCCAGCACATCGGCGCCTACAAGGTCAAAATCACCAAGCCTGATTCCCCCGCCTTCGGTCGCGAGATCGTCTTCCTCGACACCCCCGGTCACGAGGCCTTCACCCGCATGCGTGCCCGTGGAGCCAAGGTCACTGACATCGTCGTGGTCGTAGTCGCAGCCGACGACGGCGTCATGCCCCAGACCCTCGAGGCCATCGACCACGCCAAGGCAGCCAACGTGCCTATCATCGTGGCCGTCAACAAGATCGACAAGCCCGAAGCCAACCCCGACCGCGTCAAGCAGCAGCTCGGCGACCGCGGCCTCGTCCCCGAAGCCTGGGGCGGCAGCACAGTCTTCGTCGACGTCTCTGCGAAGAAGCGCATCAACCTCGACCTGCTCGAAGAGATGATCTGCCTCGTAGCCGACATCAGCGCCCCCAAGGCCACCCCCGACCGTCCCGCCGTCGGCACCGTCATCGAAGCCAAACTCGATCGTGGTCGTGGAGCCGTCGCCAGCATCCTCGTCCAGAACGGTACCCTCCGTACCGGCGACAGCTACATCGTCGGCAACACCTTCGGTAAGATCCGCGCCATGTTCGACGACCGTGGCCGCGCCATCACCGAAGCCGGTCCCTCCACCCCGGTCGAGATCCTCGGTCTCGAGGGCATGCCCGACGCAGGCGACACCTTCCTCGTCATGGCAGACCGCGACAAGGCCAAGGGCATCGCCCAGTACCGCAAGATGAAGGAGCGCGAAGCCCAACTCGCCAAGAGCTCCCGCGTCTCGCTCGAAGGCCTCGCCGAGCAGATCAAGCAGGCTGGCATGAAGGACCTCAACCTCATCCTCAAGGGCGACGTGCAGGGCTCAGTCGAAGTCCTCGCCGACTCCCTCGAGAAGATGTCGACCGAGAAGGTTCGCGTCCGCGTCCTGCGTGCAGGCGTCGGCGCCATCACCGAGTCGGACGTCCTCCTCGCCTCGGCCTCCAACGCCGTCGTCATCGGCTTCAACGTCCGGCCCGACCGCAAGGCCGCCGAGATCGCCGAGCGCGAAAACGTCGAAATCCGCCTGCACTCCATCATCTACGAGCTCCAGGATGAGATCACCAAGGCGATGTACGGCCTCCTCGAACCAGTCTTCAAGGAGAACTACGCCGGCCGCGCCGAAGTCCGCAACGTCTTCAAGATCACCAAGGTCGGCCAGATTGCCGGCTGCGTTGTCACCGACGGCCTCATCAAGCGCGAATACCAGGTCCGCGTCCTTCGCGAAGGCAACGAGGTCTGGAAGGGCAAGATCGCCTCACTCAAGCGCTTCAAGGACGACGTCTCCGAAGTCCGCCAAGGCGTCGAGTGCGGTATCGATCTCGCTGGTTTCAAGGACATCCAGGTAGGCGACCTCATCGAAGCCTTCACCACGGAAAAGCTAGCCGCCGAGCTAGGCCAGAACCAGGCCGCAGCCCGCAAGGCCGAAAAAGCCGCCCGCGAAAAGGAAGCCTCCGAAACCTCCGTCAACGCGTAA
- the guaB gene encoding IMP dehydrogenase encodes MIEIPVPEALTFDDVLLVPAYSDVVPTQVSTQTQLTRDITLNTPLMSAAMDTVTESRLAIAMAQQGGMGVVHRNLSIEQQAGEIDKVKRSESGMIVDPVTIAPEQTIAAALDVMRRYKISGVPVTKNKKLVGILTNRDLRFVSRTDLSIDSVMTKKNLITVPVGTTLEQAEQILHQHRVEKLLVVNDDYELKGLITVKDIQKKLKYPNASKDWQGRLRVAGAIGATGDFLERAAELVANRVDALAIDSAHGHSSRVLEAVAEAKKKFPEIAVLAGNIATYEGALALIKAGADAIKVGIGPGSICTTRMVTGAGMPQITAISEAYRAAKQHGIPVIADGGIKYSGDVTKAIAAGASVVMMGSLFAGVDESPGETILYQGRSFKAYRGMGSLSAMAQGSGERYFQGKDDMEDAASTERPSLTARENGSSNRLAKFVPEGIEGRVPHRGPLEGMVYQLVGGLRSGMGYLGCATIADLQTKARFIRISNAGLRESHVHDVIITREAPNYHVE; translated from the coding sequence ATGATCGAAATCCCCGTTCCCGAAGCTCTTACATTTGATGATGTCCTCCTGGTTCCTGCCTATAGCGACGTCGTTCCGACCCAGGTAAGCACCCAGACCCAACTGACCCGCGATATCACGCTGAATACGCCGCTGATGTCGGCCGCCATGGACACGGTGACCGAGTCGCGTCTGGCCATTGCCATGGCGCAGCAGGGCGGGATGGGCGTGGTGCATCGCAATCTCTCGATTGAGCAGCAGGCTGGGGAGATCGACAAGGTGAAGCGGTCGGAGAGCGGCATGATCGTTGATCCGGTGACGATTGCTCCGGAGCAGACGATTGCGGCCGCGCTGGATGTGATGCGGCGGTACAAGATTTCAGGTGTGCCGGTAACGAAGAACAAGAAGCTGGTGGGAATTCTCACGAATCGCGATCTGCGGTTTGTCTCGCGGACGGATCTGTCGATCGATTCGGTGATGACGAAAAAGAACCTGATTACGGTCCCGGTGGGGACGACGTTGGAGCAGGCGGAACAGATTCTGCATCAGCATCGGGTGGAGAAGCTGCTGGTCGTCAATGACGACTACGAGTTGAAGGGGTTGATTACGGTCAAGGATATTCAGAAGAAACTGAAGTATCCAAATGCATCGAAGGACTGGCAGGGACGGCTTCGTGTGGCTGGTGCAATTGGCGCAACGGGAGATTTTCTGGAGCGTGCCGCGGAGTTGGTTGCGAATCGGGTGGATGCTCTTGCGATTGATTCTGCGCATGGACACTCCTCGCGCGTGCTGGAGGCTGTTGCTGAGGCCAAGAAGAAGTTTCCGGAGATCGCTGTGCTGGCGGGTAACATCGCCACGTATGAGGGTGCGCTTGCTTTGATTAAAGCGGGTGCGGACGCGATCAAGGTGGGGATTGGGCCGGGGTCGATTTGCACGACGCGTATGGTTACGGGTGCTGGTATGCCGCAGATTACGGCGATCTCAGAGGCGTATCGCGCGGCGAAGCAGCATGGGATTCCAGTGATCGCTGACGGCGGCATCAAGTACTCGGGTGACGTGACGAAGGCGATTGCTGCGGGCGCGAGTGTGGTGATGATGGGGTCGCTGTTTGCTGGGGTGGATGAGAGCCCGGGCGAGACGATTCTGTATCAGGGGCGGTCGTTCAAGGCGTATCGCGGGATGGGGTCGCTTTCGGCGATGGCGCAGGGTTCGGGTGAGCGGTACTTCCAGGGCAAGGATGACATGGAGGACGCAGCCAGCACAGAGCGGCCTTCGCTGACTGCGCGGGAGAATGGTAGCTCGAATCGGCTGGCGAAGTTTGTGCCGGAGGGAATTGAAGGACGGGTTCCGCATCGTGGGCCGCTGGAGGGTATGGTCTATCAGCTGGTTGGCGGACTGCGGTCAGGCATGGGCTATCTGGGTTGCGCTACGATTGCTGATTTGCAGACTAAGGCGCGGTTTATCCGGATCTCGAACGCTGGGCTTCGTGAGAGCCATGTGCATGATGTGATCATCACGCGTGAGGCTCCGAACTATCACGTTGAGTAG
- a CDS encoding YSC84-related protein: MRFRTIATSLALIVLATSLANAGDSPDEKRDKTRKMANKTLQDLYKLKPGAKGVIQKAAGYAVFDNMGTHILLVSTARGSGIAIDNSSKQETFMKMISAGAGLGMGVKDYRVIFVFDNDKALNDFMNSGWSPSGQADAAAKAGDSGGAYSGATQVAPGVWAYEITKNGLALQLTLQGTKYSKDDDLNKKS; encoded by the coding sequence ATGAGATTCAGAACAATCGCTACAAGTCTCGCATTGATCGTGCTGGCTACCAGTTTGGCAAATGCAGGAGATTCCCCCGATGAGAAGCGGGACAAGACTCGCAAGATGGCTAATAAAACTCTTCAGGATCTATACAAACTGAAACCCGGAGCTAAGGGAGTTATCCAAAAGGCTGCCGGATATGCGGTCTTCGACAACATGGGGACGCACATTCTGCTGGTGAGCACGGCGCGTGGTTCAGGGATCGCTATCGACAACAGTTCCAAGCAGGAAACCTTCATGAAGATGATTTCGGCGGGCGCCGGTCTGGGTATGGGAGTGAAGGACTATCGCGTGATCTTCGTGTTTGACAACGATAAAGCGCTTAACGATTTCATGAATTCCGGATGGTCGCCTTCTGGACAAGCGGACGCCGCGGCGAAGGCGGGCGACTCGGGGGGAGCGTACTCGGGAGCGACACAGGTTGCTCCGGGCGTTTGGGCCTATGAGATTACCAAAAATGGTCTCGCGCTCCAGTTGACCTTGCAGGGTACCAAGTACTCCAAGGACGACGACCTCAACAAGAAATCGTAG
- the rimP gene encoding ribosome maturation factor RimP, which produces MAVQLDTIRATAERIAASHNLDLVDIEFQGGAKFRTLRIFVEKNAAERAKLASVAQSGEAEDLPKGVPVEMLSGVTHEDCATFAQDFGTVLDVEDLIPGAEYTLEVSSPGLERKLLRPDDYTRFQGSLVKLQTFSPVNKNRQWQGRLTKFADGILTIDLSAVKQKGKAKKAATEQTVEIALANVEKANLVAEI; this is translated from the coding sequence ATGGCAGTGCAGTTAGACACAATTCGGGCCACGGCTGAGCGCATCGCCGCATCGCATAACCTGGACCTCGTCGATATCGAGTTCCAAGGCGGCGCGAAGTTTCGCACGTTGCGGATCTTCGTCGAAAAGAATGCCGCCGAGCGTGCCAAGCTGGCTTCCGTCGCCCAGTCCGGCGAAGCGGAAGACCTGCCCAAGGGTGTGCCGGTCGAGATGCTCTCCGGCGTAACCCACGAGGATTGCGCCACATTCGCCCAGGACTTCGGCACCGTACTGGACGTCGAAGACCTGATTCCGGGCGCCGAGTACACCCTCGAGGTCTCGTCTCCGGGCCTCGAGCGCAAGCTCCTGCGACCCGACGACTACACGAGGTTCCAGGGCAGCCTGGTCAAGCTGCAGACGTTTTCGCCGGTTAACAAAAACCGGCAGTGGCAAGGTCGTTTGACGAAGTTCGCGGACGGGATCCTCACGATCGACCTATCCGCGGTGAAGCAGAAGGGTAAGGCAAAGAAGGCGGCGACAGAGCAAACCGTCGAGATCGCCCTGGCCAACGTCGAGAAGGCAAACCTGGTAGCGGAAATTTAA
- the nusA gene encoding transcription termination factor NusA yields the protein MASVLYQSIETLSRDKGIEPDVVVGAVEDAIALATRKYYKTQENMRAEMDRETGEIRAYVFKTVVETPDQLEDEINQMTLDQARELAPEVEVGGELRFYKDTTPLGRIAAQMAKQVIFQKVREAERDTVFNEYNHRAGEVLTATVKRLEPMDVIFDLGKAEARMPKREQSRLEQFAVGERVRVVLLRVDRAAKGPQVIVSRAAPALVQNLFQSEVPEIYDGTVSIKAIAREAGERTKIAVMSRDKDVDPVGACVGMKGMRVQSIIRELRGEKIDIIEFSEEITTFAEKALQPAKVSRVSITDLGEKQIEVIVDDTQLSLAIGKKGQNVRLAAKLLQWKIDIKSEEEKRQEVEQQMQAMSGGPTTPIEQVTELGESVLEKLIAAGITTVEALADMTPEQLEEVPGIGEKTVEKISVAVRHYFGQYEEGEERPVVAAAQPASEESGEIAMAKTPEAILEEIGKEAGNGRVEEVHNISTEDIVDAEDEVSASDAFSDADAREEQIELDNDAVDTLVDEAQEVSDEGIDNEGNDRG from the coding sequence ATGGCAAGTGTTTTGTATCAATCAATCGAGACGTTGAGCCGGGACAAAGGCATCGAACCGGACGTAGTCGTTGGAGCCGTTGAGGACGCGATCGCCCTCGCGACCCGCAAGTACTACAAGACGCAGGAGAACATGCGCGCCGAGATGGACCGCGAAACCGGCGAAATCCGCGCCTACGTCTTCAAAACCGTCGTCGAAACCCCAGATCAGCTCGAAGATGAGATCAACCAGATGACGCTCGATCAGGCGCGCGAACTCGCCCCTGAGGTCGAAGTCGGCGGTGAACTCCGCTTCTACAAAGACACCACACCCCTCGGACGCATCGCCGCCCAGATGGCCAAACAGGTCATCTTCCAGAAGGTCCGCGAAGCCGAACGCGACACCGTTTTCAACGAGTACAACCACCGCGCCGGCGAAGTCCTCACCGCCACCGTCAAGCGCCTCGAGCCGATGGACGTCATCTTCGATCTCGGCAAAGCCGAAGCCCGCATGCCCAAGCGCGAGCAGAGCCGCCTCGAGCAATTCGCCGTAGGTGAGCGCGTCCGCGTCGTGCTCCTCCGTGTCGACCGCGCCGCCAAAGGCCCGCAGGTCATCGTCTCTCGCGCCGCTCCAGCGCTCGTCCAGAACCTCTTCCAGTCGGAGGTCCCCGAGATCTACGACGGCACCGTGAGCATCAAAGCCATCGCCCGCGAGGCTGGCGAGCGCACCAAAATCGCCGTCATGAGCCGCGACAAGGACGTTGACCCCGTCGGCGCATGCGTCGGCATGAAGGGCATGCGCGTCCAGTCCATCATCCGCGAGCTCCGCGGCGAAAAGATCGACATCATCGAATTCTCCGAAGAGATCACCACCTTCGCCGAGAAGGCGCTGCAGCCCGCGAAGGTCAGCCGCGTCTCCATCACCGACCTCGGCGAGAAGCAGATCGAAGTCATCGTCGACGACACGCAGCTCTCGCTCGCCATCGGCAAGAAGGGCCAGAACGTCCGCCTCGCCGCCAAGCTCCTCCAGTGGAAGATCGACATCAAGAGCGAAGAGGAGAAGCGTCAGGAGGTCGAGCAGCAGATGCAGGCCATGTCCGGCGGCCCGACGACCCCGATCGAGCAGGTCACCGAGCTCGGCGAAAGCGTCCTCGAGAAGCTCATCGCAGCCGGCATCACAACCGTCGAAGCACTCGCCGACATGACCCCCGAGCAGCTCGAAGAGGTCCCAGGCATCGGCGAAAAGACCGTCGAGAAGATCTCGGTCGCTGTGCGCCACTACTTCGGCCAGTACGAAGAGGGCGAAGAGCGTCCCGTAGTCGCAGCAGCGCAACCTGCATCTGAGGAATCAGGAGAGATCGCCATGGCAAAGACGCCGGAAGCAATTCTTGAAGAGATCGGAAAAGAAGCCGGCAACGGCCGCGTTGAAGAGGTTCACAACATTTCGACGGAAGACATCGTAGACGCCGAAGATGAAGTTTCGGCCAGCGATGCCTTCAGCGACGCCGACGCACGCGAAGAACAGATTGAGTTGGACAACGACGCCGTAGACACCCTGGTCGATGAAGCCCAGGAAGTCTCCGACGAGGGCATCGACAACGAAGGAAACGATCGTGGCTAG
- a CDS encoding GNAT family N-acetyltransferase, with translation MAVDTQLEILDLRHFSARQLRPLLETEARVWEQQLRWNYQSSTELLLQYLDSRILPGFVALDRGRVCGFTFCVYEGHKAVVGDAYAVADDPSVALNITHTLLRPLLDLLLHSPNINRIESQLLLYSAGSIEEPFFQAGFIMHPRLYMEYDFPAAKPAIAYKESSFASKLPDHVELSRWSPAHYQPAAELIHESYVGHIDALINDQYCSLHGSLRFLHNIVRFPGCGVFDADQSWVLRDKKNGSLIGMVLCSRVADNVAHITQLCIATAYRGHKFGSSLLKHCMNHLAASGFAAITLTVTEANRQAVQLYENVGFYTRHRFDAMVLDKAHP, from the coding sequence ATGGCCGTCGACACCCAACTCGAGATCCTCGACCTCAGGCACTTCTCTGCACGTCAACTCCGTCCGCTGCTCGAAACTGAGGCTCGCGTCTGGGAGCAGCAACTGCGCTGGAATTATCAAAGCTCGACCGAATTGCTGTTGCAATACCTCGACTCGCGCATCCTTCCCGGCTTCGTCGCACTCGACCGCGGACGCGTCTGCGGCTTCACCTTCTGCGTCTACGAAGGACACAAAGCTGTCGTCGGAGATGCCTACGCCGTAGCCGACGATCCATCTGTAGCCCTGAACATCACCCACACCCTGCTACGCCCCCTTCTCGATCTGCTCCTGCACTCGCCTAACATCAACCGAATCGAGTCGCAGCTCCTCCTCTACAGCGCCGGCTCCATCGAAGAGCCGTTCTTCCAGGCCGGCTTCATCATGCATCCGCGACTTTACATGGAGTACGACTTCCCCGCGGCCAAACCCGCTATCGCCTATAAAGAAAGCTCCTTCGCGTCGAAGCTACCCGATCACGTCGAGCTCTCCAGATGGTCACCAGCCCATTACCAGCCAGCCGCAGAGCTCATCCACGAGTCTTACGTCGGACACATCGACGCCCTCATCAACGACCAATACTGCTCCCTGCATGGCTCACTCCGTTTTCTCCACAACATCGTCCGTTTTCCCGGCTGCGGCGTATTCGATGCCGACCAGTCATGGGTCCTTCGAGACAAGAAGAACGGATCGCTGATCGGAATGGTCCTATGCTCCCGCGTTGCCGACAACGTCGCTCACATCACGCAACTCTGCATAGCGACCGCCTATCGGGGCCACAAATTCGGAAGCTCTCTCCTGAAACACTGCATGAACCACCTCGCAGCATCAGGATTCGCTGCAATCACTCTGACCGTGACTGAGGCCAACCGTCAGGCTGTGCAGCTATACGAGAACGTGGGCTTTTACACCAGGCATCGCTTCGACGCCATGGTCCTCGACAAAGCCCACCCCTGA
- a CDS encoding glycoside hydrolase family 30 protein, whose translation MMTSELNRRQFIRGVGSALAVGAVMPLGAGAQEVASAEGKVVASCVTTTKDAAWQVQPLAKPGWRWDALNLNADVSATAQTMEGFGGCFNELGWTSLQKLSEGDRESVMRELFDPSAGARFTLCRMPIGANDFSVGPYSYDETKDDFELKQFSIEHDRATLIPFIKSAQRYQPELRLWASPWTPPSWIKRNGFYAEAPGRAGMKDNGIRPDQVGHEGEDMFILDEPHLRAYAKYFGRFIDAYLAEGIRVGMVMPQNEFNSAQNFPSCTWTPEGLAKFIRHLGPEMSAREVAVFFGTLERGDPKMLEAVMADPEAGRYISGVGMQWAGKNALPAVHRKFPKLTVYQSEQECGDGSNSWEYTGYCWQLMKHYIRSGASGYMYWNISLGKGELSTWGWAQNSLVSVDDAAKSFRYNHDFYLMKHLSHFVDVGAKRVETTGTCDDALGFVNPDGTVVLLLRNASPHDQRVEIHAGGSVVTAQLLGDSISTVSLKVG comes from the coding sequence ATGATGACAAGTGAGTTGAATCGGCGGCAGTTTATACGGGGAGTGGGGTCGGCTTTGGCGGTGGGGGCTGTGATGCCGCTCGGTGCGGGTGCGCAAGAAGTGGCGAGTGCGGAGGGGAAGGTTGTTGCTTCGTGTGTGACGACGACGAAGGATGCGGCTTGGCAGGTGCAGCCGCTGGCTAAGCCGGGGTGGCGTTGGGATGCGCTGAATTTGAATGCTGATGTTTCGGCTACGGCGCAGACGATGGAGGGGTTTGGTGGGTGCTTCAATGAGCTTGGGTGGACGTCGCTCCAGAAGCTGAGTGAGGGGGATCGAGAGAGCGTGATGCGGGAGTTGTTTGATCCGAGTGCGGGGGCGCGGTTCACGTTGTGCAGGATGCCGATTGGGGCGAATGATTTTTCTGTGGGGCCGTATTCGTATGACGAGACGAAAGATGATTTTGAGCTGAAGCAGTTCAGCATTGAGCATGATCGGGCTACGCTGATTCCTTTCATCAAGAGCGCACAGCGGTACCAGCCGGAGCTACGGCTTTGGGCTTCGCCGTGGACGCCGCCTAGCTGGATTAAGCGGAATGGGTTTTATGCTGAGGCTCCGGGGCGTGCGGGGATGAAGGATAACGGGATTCGCCCGGACCAAGTGGGGCATGAGGGCGAGGATATGTTCATCCTTGATGAGCCGCATCTGCGCGCATATGCGAAGTACTTTGGGCGGTTTATCGATGCGTATCTCGCGGAGGGGATTCGTGTGGGGATGGTGATGCCGCAGAATGAGTTCAACTCGGCGCAGAACTTTCCTAGTTGCACGTGGACTCCGGAGGGGTTGGCGAAGTTCATTCGGCATCTGGGGCCGGAGATGTCGGCGCGGGAGGTTGCGGTGTTCTTTGGGACGCTGGAGCGGGGCGATCCAAAGATGCTGGAAGCGGTGATGGCTGATCCTGAGGCGGGGCGGTATATCAGCGGTGTTGGGATGCAGTGGGCGGGGAAGAATGCGCTTCCGGCGGTGCATCGGAAGTTTCCGAAGCTGACGGTGTATCAGTCGGAACAGGAGTGCGGGGATGGGTCGAATAGCTGGGAGTATACGGGCTATTGCTGGCAGTTGATGAAGCACTATATTCGGTCGGGCGCGAGTGGGTATATGTACTGGAATATCTCTCTCGGCAAGGGCGAGTTGAGCACGTGGGGATGGGCGCAGAACTCGCTGGTGAGCGTGGATGATGCGGCGAAGAGCTTTCGCTATAACCACGATTTTTATTTGATGAAGCACCTTAGCCACTTTGTAGATGTCGGTGCGAAGAGAGTGGAGACTACGGGGACTTGCGACGATGCGCTTGGGTTTGTGAATCCGGATGGGACGGTTGTGCTGTTGCTGCGGAATGCGTCGCCCCATGATCAGCGGGTGGAGATTCATGCGGGTGGGAGTGTGGTGACGGCGCAGCTTTTGGGGGATTCGATCAGTACGGTGAGTTTGAAGGTGGGGTAA